The following nucleotide sequence is from Carassius carassius chromosome 16, fCarCar2.1, whole genome shotgun sequence.
TCCACTTCTGCCACCTGCATGCTGGTCAAGCCACGCTGGATGTACAATCTGATCATCCAAATCACCACCCTGCTGTTTTTCCTCCTGCCCATGTTGACCATCAGCGTGCTGTATTTGCTCATCGGCATGCAGCTAAAACGCGAAAAGATGTTGCACGTGCTAGAGGCAAAAGCCAGTCTGGGACAAGACAGCTCCTCTAATGTGCGCAGTCAGCAGCAGAAAACACGTCGCCAGCAGGTCACTAAAATGTTGTGTAAGTAGGCCAGCTGGCCAATAACTGAATTCTCATGTATAACAGTGCCTTGGCTGGTTTAGATCATATTACACTGCAAGCGTATTCTTAACTTATGTGACCTGCTCCATCCCTTCGAGTCGTTTAGAAACACATATTGAGTTTTATGCATTGAATAGACTGCAATTTCTGCATTCTAATGATATAACTATACAATTGTTGACATATAGGAAGTTTGTcataaaaactgatttatttattaatctaacacattaaataactacataaaaatatatttcattttgtaatatagTGCATATTTACTGTGTGAAGTAATGTAATGTAAGGTTTTTCACaaactgtttaaataaatatctttGCAAGATAACATAAAAGTTTTGTGAGGGAATGCACAACATTTGCCAGAGAATTGcgaaacatttgaaaaatatttcaacCGATTCAACCCACCCCAATTTTTTTTCCACCACCATTTCCCTTTATCTCAAATGTTTTGTGCACTGAATAATCACCTTCCTTCAAGATACAATTTGGCTGttattaacataaaatgttatgTGTCAGCACGCAGAATAATATTCAATAGGGTAATGTTAAGAAAGCatactaaaaaaaatgtatgacttAATATTTTTGGTTAAACAGAATTTAAGACCAAATTGTATATGTAACACAGTATTTTCTCTTCAGTTGTACTAGTGGTCATGTTTGGCATCTGTTGGGCTCCGTTCCACACCGATCGACTCATGTGGAGTTTCCTGGACCAGAAGAGCAGTGAGCACATGAAGATTTTCCAGATCTATGAATACGTCCATGTCATCTCTGGGGTCTTCTTCTATCTAAGCTCAGCCATTAATCCAATTCTCTACAATCTCATGTCCACTCGCTTCAGAGAGATGTTTAAAGAGGTGATGTGTCACCACAAATGGCATCCTGTCCCAAGGAAACGCTCTCTGAGCATGACGAGGGTTACTGTAGGCAGCACCTTGAGTGATGTCCCACCCTGCAATGGCACCGTTACTATTGAAGGAGAAGATTATGATAGGGCAGAATGCCAGGAAAATAAGACCAGCTTGTAAGAAATGAACTTGTCATTCATTAGGGCCTGGGCATCAGGGcacgaggaccctcttggaattgctccatttattgtattttattgtgctTGAAATGAACTTTAGAAAATCAACAAATCCAAAACcataaatttaaacttaaatgatAATTGTATACAAACACTTGGTTAAAAACTAGTTTGAATCTGTGATGCTCCCATTTTTTTCCCAACGATAACTCTTTCTTTGTTGGTTTAACAGCATATTTTCCAGGGAGTGCATAACAAGTGATGCAGATCAGCTTGTTTTTACCCACTGGAAATTGTCTCATTATAAAACCACTCAGGTTCTTGCACTGCCAGTATCTAAAATTAATTTCAAGACATTGTTCATCGCTTACATCTGTCTAAGACTGAGCCCCAAATTATAGTCTATcttgaattacataaatataaaaatctgtaATTGTCAAATTGGTGTCATGACACTACAACTGTTTACATTAAATCCTGCATTacctaatacaaaaaaaaattgactataaaaatatagttaaattaataaatgtattatgaatATAGCCAAATTAATAAAGCAATATGTTATTATATGAGCTTCAAGAAAAAGCCTGATTGTaagtgtgatattgattttataaaaaggtTTAATAAGCAAAAAGTTCATATTAAGCCATTTGTATTGTCAGCTACGTTATCTTCTATGACAATGCAAATAGTTCAAAACAATGCAGCACTTGAACTAGAACTTACTGAAAGAATATGTGTTTTTACACAAAGTGatgagtgaataattcaatgaatcattcataAGTAAGTTCTgacatgaaactctagatggcgcaggccAATAGGTTCAAACTCAATCTGATATAATCACATCATAATTCACACGGAATGTAGCATCAGTAGCCAAATAAGCTTACtcctcaacattcaaatactcaACATACAAATAGttcttgctgtagcagttgcagcatGCTTCAGAAAACCTCCacatccccagctccacctgtattgaTCTGCTACGGGGTGATTTCCTGTATTATACATGgggtttatttcatatatgttaaaCCTGCAGCAgtagtatttcttacatgctcacagcagcatgttgtggatgtattggtcTCAGAACTTAATCTGCAGAAGTGGAGCAGATCTATTCCGCCCAGACAAAACATGTTAACACTGCCATGTGCATTTCTATGCGAAACTCTCCAAGAGTTTTCAAGACAgaaatacacttattttggtccTAGAATGAATTAGCGCTTTggaaaaatcacttaaatgaaagaataacatttaaaagacagtcacttgattcCACCTACTGGTGAACATTTCTATATACAGTCAGAGACATTATGGGGCAGTTTCCCAGACAGAgattaagcctagtcctagactaaaatggcCCTTTAAACTAGATTAACAGACTTTTGGAGTGACTAAATTTAGACTACTGACTAGGAGGTAGGATTAACTTCAGATTAACATGTGTTTTCAGTTGTTCTACATCAAAATTATTGGTACCCTTTGTATATATGAACAAAGAAGCCTGTGAAAATGTAGTTTTTCTCTGTAATACTtattggccacaattaatggcacccttttattcaatactttttgcaaACTCCTTTAGCCAATTATCAGCAGTGAGTCTGTCCTATAATTCCTCAtgagtttggagaacacctgacaagagatcagagaccttTCCTTTATCCAGAATCTCTCCAGACCCTTCAGATTCCCAGCTCTATGTTGGTACTCTCTCCTCACTCTCCAGTTTTCCACagggttcaggtcagggaactgggACGGTCACGACAAGttcagctgtgatccttggagagtttTTGGCCACTCAAGCTATCCTCCTCACATTGCATGAAGACAATTTAGACACAGCCAATATACTGTaggcagatttgtaacatttCTTGTTGATTGGAACTCCTTAATTATTGTCCTAATGATGGAAATGGAATTAGCTCTTTTGTTgacaatttttgttgttgttgttgttgttattttcttgACTTCATATTTTATAAAGCTCAACAATCTGCCAATAGCCATCTTTTTTTAAGCTGCTATTGTTTTCATTGGATTTGCTGGTTGATGGTTTTCAATTAATCAGGTTTATTTTAGTTCAGGGCTCCACAGTCCAGGAGTTAGGAATCTGTGCTCAATCTGTGTTTCAGAAAGTCCTTTTTTAAACCATGATTAACTATTCTAGGTTAGGCCTACTCCTGGCCTAATGTCAGAATGAAATAATTAACAGAGTATTTGCTGTGAAGCTGCATGAcctaaaatatatcatatttggCATTAGACACAGAgaacaatttacattttaattagacAGAAGGCTAATTCATGCTAAAGGCTAAGGGCATATACTGCAGACATGAACCATGCACACCTGACATAAAGAAAATGTGGACGCAAAGCACAGATCCTTCCATATGTTTCATATGTTTTGTGAGTCAAAACGGTCAAAAGTGGCCCTGTTTACTTTCTTAAAGCACATTCCTCTTCTTACTGTCCGTGATTTATGAGTGCGCATTATTGCCAAGAATGAAAATGTTTCCTTTACAATCACAACCAGCCATATACTAGAGACCATTTACAAGATCCAGTTCAAGTTAGAGTATAAAAAAGAATGACTATTCAGCAATTCTCGGTTTACGTGGAACGTTAATATACcagaaaagttttatttttaatgtctaatgtccaatattgtattattttctgcctgtgaaactgaactgaaattaCATACAGCTATCTCTTCTTGTGACAAgctttgtaaataaaatacattgctcTGCCAACCACAGTTTGCTGATATCTACagtaacacaaacacatgcataataaCATGCTGGCAGCTTCCTTCTTTATGAAATGCATGAAAGTGGCCTTGGCGAAAGTCAGGATCTAAAGGGAAGATAGATGGATGAAGACACAGTTCACTAAGAAGAGTctagacatatatatataggtaatTTTATCCCTAAGAAATTTACTGAAGAGATGCTAAAAGCCACAAAGAAATATCCTGTACTCCTACAAGCCTGGGTCCCTTTAATCTAAGCATGATCTCTGATCAAAGCTTTTGATGCAATTTTTTCCCATCATAGATACAATCTTTATTTATGGAAGCTATGAGGAGCAAACAAATCACGGTCACCACGGTAAGATATCATAAATCATCTCAGCAAGACAAAATTGTAGGagaaataattttgttttctaCACACTAATAAATTGGTAGCCGTGATTTGTGTTCACTGAATGTATGATCCTCTCTTACTACCGTATCTTAATAGCTCTAGCCTTCAAAAGTAAACAGCAAacatatttctttattatatatatatatatatatattggttaggttctttttctttcttttttggctGCTTCTCTTTTCTAATTTTAATTCTAGTTATGTTTTACTTACTGGCTTTGACAggctaaaataaatatacattttataaaactttaattttatataattaaaattattttatttatggattgcgtctcttttttattttatttctagtgATGGCTTACTGACTTTGACAATTAGctgcatctttaaaaaaattacataataataataaaaggctcAATGCTACCTAATTCTGggttactgaattaaaaaaatatcaataaaaacaatgtagttattattcttttttttttatatatatatataaataaatatgcaggTTTAATGCActtgtcaaaataaaaaaataaaatctcaaggTTTTGGTTTTATGGACAGAAATAAGTTATAGGCAAATATGCAAAGGAAGCTGAAATCAGGATTTGtcacaaaatataaatttctgcAAAATCattaattgatgtgaaaatggGCTGAGAATTAAACCACAAGTTGTAATTTGGCACAGAGGAAGACAGAAATCATTTCTTTGGCATTTTCTTCTGCAGATTAAATGATAATACAAAGCTTTTTCACCCTAAAGCTAgtttattgcattaagatgaagtaacgagaggagcgtcgcccacagtaacgaagtaaaagtacagattttcccccaaaaatttactcaagtaagagtataaagtacccatctttaaatatactccgaaaagtattcgttaccccaaaaaattactcaagtaaatgtaacgaagtaaatgtaactcgttactacccacctctgcctaaAGCTAGTTCTCAAAAGCGAAAATGCTAAGCGCAAATCACATATTGTGAGAAAGTCTGCTGTGCTTGAGGTTTAGTTTGGGAGAGTATGATCTGTTTTCATCTCTGGTTGATATCTTCACACACATAAGGGGTCATAAggagcacaggtatatttgtagcaatagccattgtatgagtcaaaattgtccatttttattttatgccaaaaatcattaggacaaattaggtaaagatcatgttccatgaatatattttgtaaatttcgtactgtaaatatatcaaatcttcagttttgattagtaatatgcattgttaaaagCTACATTTGGAAATCTTTTTAAAAGCGATTTTCTCGAtcgtcctatcataacaaaccacacatcaatggaaagcttatttatttaagcttgtttatattaaaataggcacatatgactggttttgtggtccagggtcacatataattgatattaaataatatgattaaaaaaatgttgactataaaatacaaaacaataccATGGTCAATCGTATCATTAATATGtgtaaaaagtgaaaatattatatttaaaatgcttgACCAACTAATACAGAATGATagtgaccaaaatgtattttatataaagatTTATTAAGAGGAAAATAACAACTTTGACAATATACTGCACTGTAGGAACAATCATACAGCGAGGTATTCAGACAATCAAACATGGATGTGATTTATACAAAATAATTGTGATGGTATTAAATATCACATCTGCGAATGTCTGGTCCTCAGCACAtctcctgtgtctgtgtgtgtgtgtgtgtgtgtcttcagtaATAATACACACCAAACACAGCGGCCACACAGAACAAGCTGTCCTGTTAGAAAGAGAGCATAAAACCACAAAGTAAGCGATGAAAATcacattcatgtaaaaaaaataactcccgacttacattcataaatatttcttgagcatagCTGTCTGTATCTGCATCCCAGAAGCAGCGCGCAGCCATCCTGTGAAAACATATTCAGggagtattttattttacagaataactattataaataattaatactaaataattcaaatataattcAGTTTAATATGTAATGTGCAATTAAGAATAGTGTCTAAAGGTGAGTCGTACATAACTAACCACACAATTTGTTACACTGcagctgttgttttttttgtggtggtGGTGGCTCAATATTTTGACAAGTCAGATCTGCAAGTATAAACAGCTCTGGGTATCAGATGCCCTGCAATATTGGTTTCACATCCTGAGTCAGACTGTATCTTACTAGATGTGGGTGTTCTAGAAAGATCAGTAAAAAACAACCCAAAGGTCACGTCTGAGGACATGTCTTGCACGTGAACATGGCTCTACTGCACGAGTGCTAGGGGTCTGTTTGAAACCATCCTGATTACACAATTCATTCATTTTCCTAAGAAGTATTGCGCTTACTTGACTCCTTCTCCGCGCTGCTCTCCAACCACCACCTGCACGATGAGCTTGTATCTGTCAAAGCCCATGTCTGAAAATACAACAACCAGTCACTCGAGCATCAATCAAAACCAAAACCATGTTTGTTTTActagtgaggatagcaaaataaattgAACTGTGACATATCATACCCAaacattcttcatacagtggactaccagtaaagttgattttaaaaaaaatgggaGCAagaattattcagacactttgacctgaccaatgtttgcttaagtgtttttgttttttttttactttctttctttctttaattgctaatgcaacctttttgcACCACATACTGAACAAAATTGAGCATCGCTTGGTAATTGGCTTATCCCACTTAGTATCTAATTGTGTGCTTAAATTTAACATCTAACAGCTATTCAACCAAATTCATTTGTGAGACAGTCAGAGGGATGGCCCAAACCAGTGAAATATCGACTGATTTGAGAAGAAAGGTATTCAAATACTTCACTGGAGGGCAATTCAATCAGAAATATAGAAAACGATTAGATATGCCTAGAGGAATAGTCTTTTCCATTGTGAAGGACTTTAGAGAGTGAACTGAGAACTGCTGCAGTGTAAACACTGAACCTCAGGTTTGCATGAAGCTGGTTGACAGCATGCTCTGGAGACTACAGGCTGTGACTGAGGCCCAAGAACGAGATCTTAGCTTCGTCCGTAAGCGCACGCTCGTCTGCTGCTTTATATTCTCCAGCTCGTtgtagcaggatggattctgattgggtgtTAATGTTTGTATCATTTAtcaactgggaaaaaaaatagttttgaaagtGAATTCAGTGATATGGTTTCTCTGTGCCTTAATCGTtacagttgtggtgtggactctgcttttctttaatattgagaacggtTTTTAGATCtgtatctttatagttattgtgcttggtgtgaacgggccagAAGGgtggccaaacaaagtattggCAGTTGTCTAAAtactgtcatactaacagttgtctgaatcaTTTTGGGATGATTGATGATGATTTCCATtgcagtttaactctgagttcttctCATATTTTATCACCTATTTCTATGTGCCTTATGCCACTttctctatttctttttttttctttatttgtatatGGTATAGGTTGTATTTTATATGTTATTAAACTGTATTTATCTGTATTATGTCTACTGCTAGTGTTTAGTTTTATCTGCATTCatcaagggtctgagagtaacacgaTCTTGATTCTCTGTATgcatgtgctgtacatgtgaaagaactgacaataaagcagactttggCTGTAGCccataaactgaataaaaataatgtcgaataataatgagaaatgttgaaggtgccTGAATAAATTTTAGTTTGACTGTATACACTTGTAGGGTGTTAACCAAAATCATGCTGATTGAACTTATCGAATCATTTCCTGGCTTTATAAATTCTCATAACTTTTAACACTTTCAAAACCTTGCTTTTGTAtctaaaataatttcacatatcaAATATTCATAAAGTctacaatatttttttactttattttttttactagatagatagacagatagacagacggacggacggacagagagacagacagacagacagatagagacagacaaacagatacagacagagagacagacagacagacagatagacagacagacagataaatattccgacagatagatagacagacagacagacagatagagacagacagagagatagacagacagatggacagacagacatagatagacagatagacagatagatagatagatagatagatagatagatagatagatagatagagatcgCCTCTCACCTCGCAGCTTGTTTTTAATGGAGTCCGCTAAAGATGTGGTTAATGTGGGAACCTCATCGGGATTGTACTGCACTCCATACAGCTGCTCCCTCAGGATCTCTCTGACGCACTCTCTCACCGCTCCTGCCTTGAACCTACAGCGGAAGATGAACGCAGACGGTACTTACATGAAGTTCAGCAGACGTTCACCTAAACACTTCTTCACAAACGCAGTTTAGAAGCACTAGTCCAGCCTTAAGCTTAGCTTGCTGCTATTTCAGCCGGCTAAGTTATTCGTTAAACGCTTGAACAAGGAGAAGGTCGTCTTACTTGTCTTTATAATTCGGTCTAATGAGGTACGTGTTCGCTCCCGCGTCCATGAGTGAAACGCTTCAAACGTTTAATGCACGCAACGGTACTTTCGCTTTACTGCTGTACCGTGGTTGTCATAACAACTCAGTTTCATCCGGGGAACGGTCTGACGTCATGGCGTCACGGCTGCGTCCGCTTCAGATCACGAGGAGCGGATTTAAACGTCCTCAGCGCGTTCTCAAGAACAGATGTAAATTAACACTTGGTTATCACTTGAATCAGATGTAAAAACACGTTTATACAAAGTAGAAATAGCCTAAATAAATGAATATCGAGTCTAGAGAACATAAATTAGTAAAACAGTAACCTTTATGGTGATATAGGCCCATTTTATCTGAAAAGTTCAACGGTTATATCTTAGAGCGAGGGAATTTatcataaatgttgtgtttgggtagtttttatttagtttgaagATGTGTTAAACTTTATAATTTCATGCCATTGGTTTCCACATGCACACATCTGCTATAAAGCCACCCAAACACTTCCTCTTGTGGGATTGTGA
It contains:
- the nmur1a gene encoding neuromedin-U receptor 1; this translates as MIAKPNCSSTDSSALRCIQDLLCNSSVVLNLSEAEMEEFCLNQDEYLEKYLGPRRSPVFLPVCITYLLIFLVGAVGNILTCFVIARNKVMRTPTNFYLFSLAVSDLLVLLLGMPLELYEMWSNYPFLFGKGGCYFKTFLFETVCFASILNVTALSVERYIAVVHPLRAKYVVTRTHAKRVILSVWSVSVLCAIPNTSLHGIFTLPFPKGKGVGALSTSATCMLVKPRWMYNLIIQITTLLFFLLPMLTISVLYLLIGMQLKREKMLHVLEAKASLGQDSSSNVRSQQQKTRRQQVTKMLFVLVVMFGICWAPFHTDRLMWSFLDQKSSEHMKIFQIYEYVHVISGVFFYLSSAINPILYNLMSTRFREMFKEVMCHHKWHPVPRKRSLSMTRVTVGSTLSDVPPCNGTVTIEGEDYDRAECQENKTSL
- the dynlt2b gene encoding dynein light chain Tctex-type protein 2B: MDAGANTYLIRPNYKDKFKAGAVRECVREILREQLYGVQYNPDEVPTLTTSLADSIKNKLRDMGFDRYKLIVQVVVGEQRGEGVKMAARCFWDADTDSYAQEIFMNDSLFCVAAVFGVYYY